A single genomic interval of Pyrobaculum arsenaticum DSM 13514 harbors:
- a CDS encoding protoporphyrinogen/coproporphyrinogen oxidase, translating to MKVVVLGCGWSGVVAAHSLKSKYPSAGVVCLDRSFDGGLLRTEAVGGYLFDVGGSHVLFSRDPAVVNAITAMGGRWVAKERRAFVLLDGVFIPYPFENGIYVLPPERRARYGLSLIRALMQGDRRPESFKEWILNTFGEEVAKDYLIPYNEKIWKRPLEELSADWVYTPGRLPLPSLEDIVKAVAGLETVGYREQAVFRYPEGGIIAQYRSALRKAEEAGVLLVKEEVKEVKKRTDGFLINGRLRADHIVSTLPLRDLPAMLDPPPPEEVFKAAGRLDYNSVAVVGLGLRAKAPPQHWVYVPDRRVVFHRYAWISNYLPEPPEDRSALIAEITIPPSREVDTEALAAEAVRGLSELGIVREKDVEVVKVWLHKYGYPIYTRTHRQDREAVERYLAEVGIATFGRWGNWHYWNTDAIYKRAMEIRNLVS from the coding sequence GTGAAAGTAGTAGTATTAGGTTGCGGCTGGTCTGGCGTCGTGGCGGCGCATAGTCTCAAGTCCAAATATCCCTCGGCGGGCGTCGTCTGTCTCGACAGGTCTTTTGACGGTGGTCTTCTGCGGACCGAGGCGGTCGGCGGCTACCTATTCGACGTTGGGGGTTCTCACGTGCTCTTCAGCCGGGACCCGGCTGTCGTTAACGCCATAACGGCTATGGGCGGCCGTTGGGTTGCTAAGGAGAGGAGGGCCTTTGTGTTGTTAGACGGCGTCTTCATCCCGTACCCCTTCGAGAACGGGATATACGTCTTGCCGCCCGAGAGGAGGGCTAGGTACGGGCTTTCGCTGATAAGGGCGCTTATGCAAGGCGATAGGAGACCGGAGAGCTTCAAGGAGTGGATACTCAACACCTTTGGCGAGGAGGTGGCCAAGGACTACCTAATCCCCTACAACGAGAAGATCTGGAAGAGGCCGTTGGAGGAGCTTTCGGCCGACTGGGTATACACGCCGGGCCGCCTCCCCCTACCCTCCCTCGAGGACATAGTGAAGGCCGTGGCGGGGCTGGAGACAGTGGGCTATAGGGAGCAAGCGGTCTTCCGCTACCCCGAGGGGGGTATAATCGCGCAGTACCGGTCGGCGCTTAGAAAAGCCGAGGAGGCCGGCGTCTTGCTCGTCAAGGAGGAAGTCAAGGAGGTGAAAAAGAGGACCGACGGCTTTTTGATAAATGGAAGACTCAGAGCGGATCATATCGTCTCCACGCTTCCGCTCCGCGATCTTCCGGCGATGCTGGACCCGCCTCCTCCCGAGGAGGTGTTTAAAGCGGCCGGGAGGCTGGACTACAACTCAGTGGCGGTGGTGGGGCTGGGGCTTAGGGCTAAGGCCCCGCCGCAGCACTGGGTCTACGTGCCGGATAGGCGCGTCGTCTTCCACCGCTACGCCTGGATATCCAACTACCTCCCGGAGCCTCCCGAGGATAGGTCGGCTCTTATCGCGGAGATAACAATACCGCCAAGCCGCGAGGTGGATACGGAGGCTCTGGCGGCCGAGGCTGTGAGGGGGCTTTCAGAACTGGGCATTGTGAGGGAGAAAGACGTGGAGGTCGTCAAGGTTTGGCTTCACAAATACGGCTATCCCATATACACGAGGACCCACCGGCAGGACCGAGAAGCCGTGGAGAGGTACCTAGCCGAGGTCGGCATAGCCACCTTCGGCAGATGGGGAAACTGGCACTACTGGAACACCGACGCGATATACAAGAGGGCTATGGAAATTCGTAACTTAGTGTCTTAA
- a CDS encoding glycosyltransferase: MEEKEKDAVLLLQTSPRVVELARSYGIKNVVKIERTPTYNDPLRLSFFRAADIMVMTGSRYPAVYLAERTTMFQYMASGNAIVAESTLGARGVLEHGKDAYIIELDQPIKLAEAILELAKDEGLRKYLGKNARVKLERSYTWEKLAERARKLLESV; encoded by the coding sequence ATAGAAGAGAAGGAAAAAGACGCAGTTCTTCTACTCCAGACGTCGCCAAGAGTCGTGGAACTAGCCAGAAGCTACGGTATAAAGAACGTAGTGAAAATAGAAAGGACCCCAACATATAACGACCCCCTAAGGCTTTCATTTTTTAGAGCCGCAGATATTATGGTTATGACCGGATCCCGTTACCCTGCGGTTTATCTCGCCGAGCGCACCACCATGTTCCAGTATATGGCATCTGGTAACGCGATAGTTGCCGAGTCCACTCTGGGGGCACGGGGCGTCTTAGAGCATGGAAAAGACGCCTACATCATAGAGTTAGATCAGCCAATAAAGCTCGCAGAGGCTATATTGGAGTTAGCCAAGGACGAGGGGCTTAGAAAATACTTGGGCAAAAACGCCAGAGTTAAACTGGAGCGTAGCTATACATGGGAGAAGCTAGCGGAGAGAGCCCGTAAGCTGCTTGAATCAGTATGA
- a CDS encoding glycosyltransferase, with product MNYSVVAHRFWGDPGGGQLVCAAVAYSLEGLGLTPVLSGVFKFDPAKYKEWFGIDLSRYPVVTLPFELNAFGLYSRLASWWPAKKAIDKYKPSLVFIDEPTYKPLAKGRMYRLIEYIHFPLEVVLSPEIKKRAYAEGRDPYFEERYSKFPLNVYWWLFSKLLPMVKRENPFHSADLVLVNSRWTADLVQLAFGERPEVLNPPIAPNVDVMERPRPFEERKPIVVMLGRFSQEKRYHWVVREVAPRLVKEIPGARLVIFGGAATPTLRAYYERVKSLASEAGLRVSDDLSKEADVYLVANAPRRLINEVMDGARAFLHATINEHWGIAVAEAMARGLPVVVHKSGGAWTDLAEEGRVGLGYEDAGGAVDAVARLLTDGRQWAVLSAKSVEKARGLRLEIFAQKFGEFVRSLS from the coding sequence GTGAACTATAGCGTTGTCGCACACCGCTTCTGGGGCGACCCAGGTGGGGGGCAATTGGTATGTGCCGCCGTTGCCTACTCGTTGGAGGGACTTGGTCTAACGCCTGTGTTGTCCGGGGTGTTCAAGTTTGACCCAGCAAAGTACAAGGAATGGTTCGGCATAGATCTGTCGAGATACCCCGTCGTCACGTTACCGTTTGAGCTGAATGCCTTCGGTCTCTACTCCCGCCTAGCTTCGTGGTGGCCGGCTAAAAAAGCTATAGATAAATACAAGCCGTCGTTGGTGTTTATAGATGAGCCGACTTATAAACCTCTGGCTAAAGGGAGAATGTATCGGCTTATAGAATACATTCATTTTCCGCTGGAGGTGGTTCTCAGCCCCGAGATTAAGAAACGGGCGTATGCGGAGGGCCGTGATCCTTACTTCGAAGAGCGGTACTCGAAATTCCCGCTCAACGTGTACTGGTGGCTTTTCTCGAAGCTGTTGCCAATGGTTAAAAGAGAGAATCCTTTCCACTCGGCCGATCTCGTCCTCGTGAACTCCCGGTGGACGGCCGACCTGGTGCAACTCGCCTTTGGGGAGAGGCCGGAGGTGCTCAACCCGCCCATAGCGCCTAATGTCGACGTGATGGAGAGGCCGAGGCCCTTCGAGGAGCGTAAGCCTATCGTCGTCATGCTAGGCCGCTTCTCGCAGGAGAAGCGCTACCACTGGGTGGTAAGGGAGGTTGCGCCGCGCCTCGTTAAGGAGATCCCCGGCGCTAGGCTTGTTATTTTCGGCGGGGCGGCCACGCCGACGCTGAGGGCCTACTACGAGCGCGTCAAGAGCCTCGCCTCGGAGGCGGGGCTGAGGGTCTCAGACGACTTGTCCAAGGAGGCCGATGTCTATCTTGTGGCCAACGCCCCCCGCCGCCTCATAAACGAGGTGATGGACGGGGCTAGGGCGTTTCTCCACGCGACGATAAACGAGCACTGGGGCATCGCGGTGGCAGAGGCCATGGCCCGTGGATTGCCAGTGGTTGTCCACAAAAGCGGCGGCGCCTGGACAGACCTGGCGGAAGAGGGCCGCGTCGGCTTGGGCTACGAAGACGCCGGCGGGGCAGTAGACGCGGTGGCGCGGCTCCTCACAGACGGCAGGCAGTGGGCCGTCCTATCGGCGAAGAGCGTGGAGAAAGCCAGGGGCCTGCGCCTAGAGATCTTTGCGCAGAAATTTGGCGAGTTTGTAAGAAGCTTGTCATAA
- a CDS encoding glycosyltransferase: protein MVIKNLIGALGALRAGKRVVVDLMDYWHCNKPYVVFNSLDFYILRRARCVIAWSKAIAGFMRRYLGRRCVAYLSFGVNLALADPLKVGNIFFERFPELSSYVIVGYSGGGEPYHGIDTLMYAFSLLERRRRDVFLVVQTWGGSDRILMLIKRLGLKRVAVLPPAPVFNDPLRLSFLRASSVLVNTASKVPGIYLAERTTTYWYMSAGRPIVAEATPGVRGVLKHGLSALFVPLGDVKSLAKAIEEVIDDSSFARRLGDNARRLAEEEYNWGGKLGRRARVLFSSLFE from the coding sequence GTGGTTATCAAGAATCTGATAGGGGCTCTCGGCGCTCTGAGGGCTGGTAAACGCGTCGTAGTCGACTTAATGGATTACTGGCACTGCAATAAGCCATACGTAGTCTTCAATTCCCTGGACTTCTACATACTTCGGAGGGCTAGGTGCGTTATTGCGTGGTCCAAGGCCATTGCTGGGTTTATGAGACGCTATCTAGGGAGGAGGTGTGTCGCGTATTTGTCGTTCGGTGTTAACTTAGCGTTAGCTGATCCTTTAAAAGTTGGCAATATCTTTTTTGAGAGATTTCCAGAGTTGTCTAGCTACGTGATAGTTGGGTATAGCGGTGGGGGCGAGCCTTACCATGGGATCGACACGTTGATGTATGCATTTTCTCTTCTAGAGCGGCGGCGAAGAGACGTTTTTCTTGTGGTCCAGACGTGGGGAGGAAGCGACAGGATTTTAATGTTGATTAAGAGGTTGGGTCTCAAGAGAGTCGCCGTGTTGCCGCCCGCCCCGGTTTTCAACGATCCATTGAGGTTGTCGTTTCTAAGGGCTAGCTCTGTCCTCGTTAATACGGCTTCTAAGGTGCCTGGTATCTACCTCGCTGAAAGGACTACGACCTACTGGTATATGTCAGCGGGTAGGCCTATAGTGGCGGAGGCGACGCCAGGCGTGAGGGGGGTGTTGAAACATGGCTTGAGTGCTTTGTTTGTTCCTCTTGGCGATGTTAAAAGCCTTGCTAAGGCAATTGAGGAGGTTATCGACGACTCCAGCTTTGCAAGGAGGCTTGGGGATAACGCGAGGAGGTTAGCGGAAGAGGAGTATAACTGGGGCGGAAAGCTCGGTCGGCGTGCCAGGGTGCTTTTCAGCTCTCTTTTTGAATAG
- a CDS encoding glycosyltransferase, giving the protein MASRSITVGILGKNSEWILRYSTKSIRAALGYIREKGVTSVEVLYVDGGSKDSSIEVVRDALGNAVRVVDASGTNIPEARNIVVKESSGDYIVYWDSDILAPRYILANLLDVDKPIVAPERYDVYVESDAEIEALLRKVEEVKSTPSVKEVAFVVFSITLFKREVFDRVGLFDERMTQAEDRDFGIRARCKGYKSYITSDVVYDVNRRIKSDVPVTTPLRQYMRGILKKAAIYAYTPSPRQKRNTALFGALHIAAAASLFTTPLFAIGEVLPLLYMAYKYGLSKGGEMWLKSLALYTFMALVTPYVMLRNICKVLEEL; this is encoded by the coding sequence GTGGCAAGTCGGAGCATTACTGTGGGCATTTTGGGGAAGAACAGCGAATGGATTTTGCGCTACAGCACCAAATCAATACGCGCCGCTTTGGGGTACATCCGGGAAAAGGGGGTTACTTCGGTGGAGGTGTTATACGTCGACGGGGGGTCAAAGGATAGCTCAATTGAGGTGGTAAGAGATGCGCTAGGGAATGCTGTTAGGGTAGTGGACGCCTCGGGGACTAACATACCCGAGGCGCGGAATATAGTTGTAAAGGAGTCTTCTGGCGACTATATAGTTTATTGGGATAGTGATATCCTGGCGCCTCGGTACATTCTAGCGAATCTCCTAGATGTAGACAAACCAATCGTGGCCCCCGAGCGGTATGATGTTTATGTGGAGAGCGATGCAGAGATAGAGGCACTTCTCCGCAAGGTGGAAGAGGTGAAGAGCACCCCGTCTGTGAAGGAGGTTGCCTTTGTGGTTTTCAGCATCACTCTTTTCAAGAGGGAAGTGTTTGATAGAGTAGGGCTTTTCGATGAGCGGATGACACAAGCTGAGGATCGAGATTTTGGTATTAGGGCGCGGTGCAAGGGCTACAAGTCATATATCACAAGTGATGTAGTCTACGATGTGAATAGGCGTATAAAGAGCGATGTGCCCGTCACCACGCCACTTAGGCAGTACATGAGGGGGATATTAAAAAAGGCGGCGATCTACGCATACACGCCCTCGCCTAGGCAAAAACGTAACACGGCGCTCTTCGGCGCGTTGCATATCGCCGCGGCCGCCTCGCTCTTCACAACCCCTCTATTCGCCATCGGCGAGGTTCTACCACTGCTCTACATGGCGTACAAATATGGCCTCTCAAAAGGCGGCGAAATGTGGCTGAAATCCCTCGCTTTGTACACTTTCATGGCTTTAGTGACGCCTTACGTTATGCTTAGAAATATTTGTAAAGTGCTGGAGGAGCTGTAG
- a CDS encoding glycosyltransferase family 4 protein produces MICIFSPAGSLTGGTYRSLRSALGFPEEAYRLYMPQDVKQNLTREITTYLGPHSVLLNIVKKAIETEPLSQCAGNRDCYVKYGKKLAKKLGKDGCDFVYIPHEHPYIPAGFPRQFRWTMLLQVTPVVGSLSVEEGRGFILYWKNVRGVNRMPIVKALRGYLRLLSYKKLLERNKTLAVSKSIPYELQLLGVRGDIVVLNPGVGVDPCPVANVPERRYDLVFFARITPEKGIYDFLQAVKKLQRIKPGLKALAMGFAAREEAIRVTEVAKRLGVDIEFRFNVERGEALAYLAQSKVMVYPTKADAFPLVVLESLSCGTPVVAYSIPAIRLNFNTEAVVRVRPGNFDEVVSATLATLENFDALSRIGRNFVANFTWDNVSADEWAKVEAIQKES; encoded by the coding sequence ATGATTTGCATATTCTCGCCTGCAGGTTCGCTAACAGGAGGCACTTACAGATCGCTGAGATCTGCATTAGGCTTCCCCGAGGAGGCATATCGCCTTTACATGCCCCAAGACGTAAAGCAAAACCTCACAAGGGAGATCACCACATATCTCGGCCCCCACAGCGTCCTCCTCAACATTGTAAAAAAAGCCATAGAGACAGAGCCCCTCTCACAATGCGCAGGTAATAGGGATTGCTATGTAAAATACGGCAAGAAGCTGGCAAAAAAGCTGGGAAAAGACGGGTGCGACTTCGTATATATTCCCCACGAACATCCCTACATACCTGCGGGATTCCCACGCCAATTTAGGTGGACTATGTTGCTACAAGTAACTCCTGTTGTGGGATCTCTCTCTGTGGAAGAGGGGAGGGGGTTTATCCTCTATTGGAAAAACGTCCGAGGAGTCAACCGCATGCCCATCGTGAAAGCCTTGCGCGGCTATTTGCGGCTTTTATCCTACAAAAAATTACTAGAACGCAACAAGACCCTCGCCGTGTCGAAATCTATACCATATGAACTCCAGCTGTTGGGCGTGCGCGGGGACATAGTCGTACTCAATCCAGGAGTTGGGGTGGACCCTTGCCCAGTCGCAAACGTGCCCGAGAGGCGCTATGACCTCGTATTCTTTGCGAGAATTACCCCAGAAAAGGGTATCTACGATTTTTTACAAGCGGTGAAGAAACTTCAGCGAATCAAGCCGGGGCTAAAGGCCCTCGCAATGGGCTTCGCGGCGCGAGAGGAGGCAATCCGCGTAACCGAAGTTGCGAAGAGGCTTGGAGTCGACATAGAATTCCGCTTCAACGTAGAGAGAGGCGAGGCCTTGGCTTACCTAGCCCAGTCTAAGGTTATGGTATACCCCACAAAAGCCGACGCATTCCCCCTCGTAGTTCTCGAATCGCTGTCATGCGGCACACCAGTCGTTGCGTATTCCATACCTGCAATACGCCTAAACTTCAATACTGAAGCCGTGGTACGGGTGCGGCCAGGTAACTTTGACGAAGTGGTCTCCGCCACCTTGGCAACGCTAGAGAACTTTGACGCCTTATCTAGAATAGGTAGAAACTTCGTGGCAAACTTCACGTGGGATAATGTGTCCGCAGACGAATGGGCCAAGGTAGAAGCTATTCAAAAAGAGAGCTGA